Proteins from a single region of Eublepharis macularius isolate TG4126 chromosome 9, MPM_Emac_v1.0, whole genome shotgun sequence:
- the RRP7A gene encoding ribosomal RNA-processing protein 7 homolog A — protein sequence MATSKRKHVKGGTSVAPTGYTAIPVKFSEKHQSPHYLYVKEHKVRENTDPYRPPNRTLFILNVPPYCTEECLSRLFSGCCSVQSVEMCEKPKLGEKPEATESKFFNTKTLLGFKVAYVVFKSPAGVQAAQSLSAQGPLVISSVNHPVQTGIHKWIARYTASVVDPAELKKEVDVFMQAYDQKVAEEDAKAENEDGIPDEDGWVKVTRKGRRPGLPRTEAVNLRALEREKRKRARKELLNFYAWQHRETKREHIAQLRKKFEEDKQKIALMRAQRKFRPY from the exons CTATACCAGTGAAATTCTCTGAAAAGCATCAATCTCCTCACTACCTCTATGTGAAGGAGCACAAAGTCAGGGAGAATACAGATCCTTACAGACCTCCAAACCGTACGCTTTTCATCCTCAATGTCCCACCATATTGCACAGAG GAATGCTTGTCAAGGCTGTTCTCTGGCTGCTGTTCTGTACAGTCCGTGGAGATGTGTGAAAAGCCAAAGCTGGGAGAAAAGCCAGAAGCAACTGAGTCCAAGTTCTTCAACACTAAGACATTGTTG GGATTCAAGGTGGCCTATGTGGTGTTCAAGAGTCCAGCTGGTGTACAGGCTGCCCAGTCTTTATCAGCACAAGGGCCCCTGGTGATATCTTCTGTCAATCATCCTGTGCAAACTGGAATTCACA AATGGATTGCCAGGTATACTGCTTCCGTTGTGGATCCTGCTGAGTTGAAGAAAGAGGTGGATGTTTTCATGCAAGCCTATGACCAGAAGGTTGCCGAG GAAGATGCAAAAGCTGAAAATGAAGATGGTATCCCAGATGAGGATGGGTGGGTGAAGGTGACAAGAAAAGGTCGAAGGCCTGGACTTCCACGGACTGAGGCAGTCAACTTGCGGGCGCTGGAGAGAGAGAAGCGCAAGAGAGCACGCAAGGAGCTCCTCAACTTCTATGCTTGGCAGCATCGTGAGACTAAGAGGGAGC aCATAGCCCAGCTGAGGAAGAAATTTGAAGAGGACAAACAGAAAATTGCACTCATGCGAGCACAGAGGAAGTTCCGGCCATACTGA